In a single window of the Pandoraea pulmonicola genome:
- the cyoA gene encoding ubiquinol oxidase subunit II — MASPKFIRGVLLLPAAAWLSGCSTVLMSPAGDLAVRQRDIIIVSTILMLLIIVPVIVLTLLFAWRYRESNKNAVYTPEWDHSTLLELLIWAAPLMIIIALGALTWVSTHKLDPYRPLERIDAKRDIPPDTRPLTVQVVAMDWKWLFFYPDQGIATVNELTAPVDRPIRFEITATTMMNSFFVPALAGQVYAMPGMETKLHAVVNKPGVYDGFSANYSGAGFSGMRFKFHGVSPEEFDAWVAKVKAKGENLSRDKYEALAKPSEWVPVHYYADVSPNLYDAILNRCVQPGQTCLKDMMDQPNHPHAGRARTGKADALLAGAMCTARNTAQFAQDTRRAPGEALTQ, encoded by the coding sequence ATGGCTTCCCCAAAGTTTATCCGCGGGGTACTTTTGCTCCCCGCCGCCGCATGGCTGTCCGGCTGCAGTACCGTATTGATGTCGCCCGCCGGCGATCTCGCGGTAAGGCAGCGCGACATCATCATCGTCTCCACCATCCTGATGCTGCTGATCATCGTACCGGTGATCGTGCTCACACTGCTTTTCGCGTGGCGATATCGGGAATCGAACAAGAACGCCGTCTACACCCCCGAGTGGGATCACTCGACGCTGCTCGAACTGCTGATCTGGGCCGCGCCGCTCATGATCATCATCGCGTTGGGGGCGCTCACCTGGGTGAGCACGCACAAGCTCGATCCATATCGTCCGCTCGAGCGCATCGACGCCAAACGCGACATCCCCCCCGACACGCGTCCGCTCACGGTGCAGGTCGTGGCAATGGACTGGAAGTGGCTCTTCTTCTATCCCGATCAAGGAATCGCAACGGTCAATGAACTGACCGCGCCGGTGGATCGTCCGATCCGCTTCGAGATCACGGCGACGACGATGATGAACTCGTTCTTCGTCCCCGCGCTCGCCGGCCAGGTGTACGCCATGCCCGGCATGGAGACGAAGCTGCACGCAGTCGTCAACAAACCGGGCGTCTATGACGGCTTCTCCGCCAACTACAGCGGGGCGGGCTTCTCGGGCATGCGCTTCAAGTTCCACGGCGTCTCTCCGGAGGAATTCGACGCCTGGGTCGCCAAGGTCAAGGCGAAGGGCGAGAACCTGTCGCGCGACAAGTACGAGGCGCTCGCGAAACCGAGCGAATGGGTGCCCGTGCACTACTACGCGGACGTGTCGCCCAATCTCTACGACGCGATTCTCAACCGTTGCGTCCAACCGGGACAGACCTGTCTGAAGGACATGATGGATCAGCCCAATCACCCGCATGCCGGCCGCGCGCGGACGGGCAAGGCCGACGCGTTGCTCGCCGGGGCGATGTGCACGGCCCGGAACACGGCGCAGTTTGCGCAGGACACCCGGCGCGCGCCCGGTGAGGCACTCACGCAGTGA
- a CDS encoding MFS transporter produces MSSSAHQSPTPNGVPVATTAHDHGSKSRIAPEEIAVGVVVGRASEYFDFFVFGIAAVLVFPHVFFPFADGLHGLLYAFTIFSFAFLSRPVGTALFMTVQRRWGRSIKLTVALFVLGTATAGMAFLPGYAVLGEKSIWLLAFFRLVQGIGFGGSWDGLPSLLAMNAPPQRRGWYSMMGQLGAPIGFIIAAGLFLFLHWSLEPDDFLTWGWRYPFYVAFAVNVVALFARLRLVVTHEYTEMLEEGQLEPISTREMVRSQGYNIFLGAFAALASYALFHLVTVFPLSWITLQNTQDMDSVLIVQLCGAAIAIVCTVISGRIADRIGRRTTLGLFAIFIAIFALFAPFLMGGGSTRQDIFILVGFALLGLSYGQAAGTVTSNFEQRFRYTGAALTTDFAWLFGAAFAPLVALGLSAEFGLIAVSGYLLSGAVCTLLALRINKALETRD; encoded by the coding sequence ATGTCAAGCAGTGCTCATCAATCGCCGACGCCGAATGGTGTTCCCGTCGCGACGACAGCGCACGACCATGGGAGCAAATCCCGTATTGCGCCGGAGGAAATCGCCGTCGGGGTGGTGGTCGGACGTGCGTCCGAGTACTTCGACTTCTTCGTGTTCGGTATCGCGGCCGTGCTCGTCTTCCCGCACGTTTTCTTCCCGTTCGCCGACGGTCTGCACGGGCTGTTGTACGCGTTCACCATCTTCTCGTTCGCCTTCCTCTCTCGCCCCGTCGGCACGGCGTTGTTCATGACCGTGCAGCGCCGCTGGGGGCGCAGCATCAAGCTCACGGTGGCGCTGTTCGTGCTCGGCACCGCCACGGCGGGCATGGCGTTCCTGCCCGGGTACGCCGTGCTGGGCGAGAAGTCGATCTGGCTGCTGGCGTTCTTCCGTCTGGTCCAGGGTATCGGCTTCGGCGGTTCGTGGGACGGGCTGCCGTCGCTGCTCGCGATGAACGCGCCACCACAGCGGCGCGGCTGGTATTCGATGATGGGGCAGCTGGGCGCGCCGATCGGCTTCATCATCGCGGCGGGCCTGTTCCTGTTCCTGCACTGGAGTCTGGAGCCCGACGACTTCCTGACGTGGGGCTGGCGCTATCCGTTCTACGTGGCGTTCGCCGTGAACGTGGTGGCGCTGTTCGCACGGCTGCGTCTGGTGGTGACGCACGAATACACCGAGATGCTCGAAGAGGGCCAGCTCGAGCCGATCAGCACGCGCGAGATGGTGCGTTCACAAGGCTACAACATCTTCCTCGGCGCGTTTGCCGCGTTGGCGAGCTACGCACTGTTCCATCTCGTGACGGTCTTCCCGCTGTCGTGGATTACGCTGCAGAACACGCAGGACATGGACAGTGTGCTGATCGTGCAACTGTGCGGCGCGGCGATCGCCATCGTCTGCACGGTGATTTCGGGGCGCATCGCCGACCGCATCGGCCGACGCACCACGCTCGGGCTCTTCGCGATCTTCATCGCCATCTTCGCGCTGTTCGCGCCGTTCCTGATGGGCGGAGGCTCCACCCGGCAGGACATCTTCATTCTCGTGGGCTTTGCGCTGCTCGGCCTGTCGTACGGACAAGCGGCCGGGACGGTGACGTCCAACTTCGAGCAGCGCTTCCGCTACACGGGGGCGGCGCTCACGACCGACTTCGCATGGCTGTTCGGCGCGGCGTTCGCGCCGCTCGTGGCACTGGGCCTGTCGGCGGAGTTCGGCTTGATCGCCGTGAGCGGATACCTGCTCTCGGGGGCGGTGTGCACGCTGCTCGCCTTGCGCATCAACAAGGCGCTGGAGACGCGCGACTGA
- a CDS encoding LysR substrate-binding domain-containing protein: MLTLRMLKTFRLVAQTGSFAAAAERAALTQAAVSLQMRGLEDAVGQRLFDRRGRQITLTRQGRELFPRVEQILALTAELTRTAIDTMQGPVTIGAVVSVIGALSLVVAELKTAHPGLDVRLTSARSDELTALVEQGEVDIAAVVARADDTRADGLVWTPLYTEPMIMVVNRDVTEPDPQRILDAHAFLRFDRRVRTGRVVEQALRAAKLGVTEYLELNSIETIVALVRKNVGVSVLPLLHRGDWHADPLLRIVPIADPPLLRTVGMIHREHDARTRDITAAIVGMLRKA, translated from the coding sequence ATGCTGACGCTGCGCATGTTGAAGACCTTCCGCCTGGTGGCGCAAACGGGCTCGTTCGCCGCGGCCGCCGAGCGCGCGGCGTTGACGCAGGCGGCCGTCAGTCTGCAAATGCGCGGGCTGGAAGACGCCGTCGGCCAGCGGCTGTTCGACCGGCGCGGCCGGCAAATCACGCTCACGCGTCAGGGACGCGAACTGTTTCCCCGCGTCGAGCAGATTCTCGCGCTCACCGCGGAACTCACCCGCACCGCCATCGACACGATGCAAGGCCCGGTCACCATCGGCGCCGTGGTTTCGGTCATCGGCGCGCTATCCCTCGTGGTCGCGGAACTGAAGACGGCGCACCCGGGGCTCGACGTGCGACTCACGTCGGCTCGCTCGGACGAGTTGACCGCACTCGTCGAGCAGGGCGAAGTTGATATCGCTGCCGTCGTGGCGCGCGCCGACGACACGCGTGCGGACGGCCTGGTGTGGACGCCGCTCTACACGGAGCCGATGATCATGGTCGTCAATCGCGATGTGACCGAGCCGGATCCGCAGCGCATTCTCGACGCGCACGCCTTCCTGCGTTTCGACCGGCGCGTGCGCACGGGGAGGGTGGTGGAACAGGCGTTGCGCGCGGCGAAACTCGGCGTGACCGAATACCTGGAGCTGAACTCCATCGAGACGATCGTCGCGCTCGTTCGCAAGAACGTCGGCGTGTCGGTGTTGCCGCTGTTGCATCGCGGCGACTGGCACGCCGATCCGCTGCTGCGCATCGTGCCGATCGCCGACCCGCCACTGCTGCGCACGGTCGGGATGATCCATCGCGAACACGATGCGCGCACGCGCGACATCACCGCCGCCATCGTGGGCATGCTGCGCAAGGCGTGA
- a CDS encoding ABC transporter ATP-binding protein, which produces MPADAGPVLEVTGLSLKFSKAPDAPNLIDGVSFAVHPGKTLCIVGESGCGKSVTSLALMGLLPTPPANFVAGRAMFEGRDLLALDERAFADLRGNRLAMIFQEPMTSLNPAFTIGHQIEEGIRRHRGLDRRAARAEALEMLRRVRIPAPEARLDNYPHELSGGMRQRVMIAMALANRPALLIADEPTTALDVTIQAQVLTLIQTLQRETGTAVVLITHDLGVVAEVADEVAVMYAGRIVEYGSVDEIFDDPQHPYTIGLMGAIPSIGKREGRLATIRGAVPPPERMPAGCRFAPRCPFAEARCTREVPMERTLSGTHRVACWLAPVEAHAAPPAMTSEEVIA; this is translated from the coding sequence ATGCCCGCAGACGCTGGGCCGGTGCTCGAAGTCACCGGACTATCGCTGAAGTTCTCCAAAGCGCCCGATGCGCCCAATCTGATCGATGGCGTGTCGTTCGCCGTGCATCCCGGCAAGACGCTGTGCATCGTCGGCGAATCGGGGTGCGGCAAGAGCGTGACGTCGCTGGCGCTCATGGGGCTGCTGCCCACTCCGCCGGCGAACTTCGTGGCCGGCCGTGCGATGTTCGAAGGCCGCGACCTGCTCGCCCTGGACGAACGCGCGTTCGCCGACCTGCGCGGCAATCGTCTCGCGATGATCTTCCAGGAACCGATGACCTCGCTGAACCCGGCGTTCACCATCGGCCATCAGATCGAGGAGGGCATTCGTCGCCATCGCGGACTGGATCGCCGTGCTGCGCGCGCCGAGGCGCTCGAGATGCTGCGCAGGGTGCGCATTCCCGCGCCCGAGGCCCGGCTCGACAACTATCCGCACGAACTCTCCGGCGGCATGCGCCAGCGCGTGATGATCGCGATGGCGCTGGCCAACCGTCCCGCACTGCTCATCGCCGACGAACCGACCACGGCGCTCGATGTGACGATTCAGGCGCAGGTGCTCACGCTCATCCAGACCTTGCAGCGCGAGACCGGGACCGCCGTGGTGCTGATCACGCACGACCTGGGCGTCGTCGCCGAAGTGGCCGACGAGGTGGCCGTCATGTACGCGGGACGCATCGTCGAGTACGGCTCGGTCGACGAGATCTTCGACGATCCGCAGCATCCCTACACCATCGGCCTGATGGGCGCGATTCCCTCCATTGGCAAGCGCGAGGGCAGGCTCGCGACGATTCGCGGCGCGGTGCCGCCCCCCGAGCGCATGCCGGCCGGCTGCCGCTTTGCACCGCGTTGCCCGTTCGCCGAGGCGCGCTGCACGCGGGAAGTCCCGATGGAGCGCACGCTGTCCGGCACGCACCGCGTCGCGTGCTGGCTCGCGCCGGTCGAGGCGCATGCGGCGCCGCCCGCCATGACGTCCGAAGAGGTCATCGCATGA
- a CDS encoding ABC transporter ATP-binding protein, producing the protein MNATPALLEARDLTKHFGGHRVGFSRAPTVYAVNGVSFAVQAGETFAIVGESGCGKSTLGRLLLRLLDATRGEVRYQGEDIMTLGASAMRRLRRELQIIFQDPFASLNPSMTVGGLIGEPIALHGIARGRARDERVAELLRTVGLQPDYAQRFPHEFSGGQRQRIGIARALAGEPRVIIGDEPVSALDVSVQAQVINLLERLKHDFGLTLVMVAHDLAVIRHMSDRVAVMYLGEIVELASADSLFDNPLHPYTQALLQAIPASRPHLRRERAPLGGELPSPTAPPPGCRFHPRCPHARAACREQAPIHEVLPDGRQIACHFWREIQNAGASPARAAPPSDKLNARLALYRARQAQDAGAGAG; encoded by the coding sequence ATGAACGCCACCCCGGCATTGCTCGAAGCGCGCGATCTGACCAAACACTTCGGCGGCCATCGCGTCGGCTTCTCCCGCGCCCCTACGGTGTATGCCGTGAATGGCGTGTCGTTTGCCGTGCAGGCGGGCGAGACGTTCGCCATCGTGGGCGAGTCGGGTTGCGGCAAGTCCACGCTCGGCCGCCTGCTGCTGCGGCTGCTCGACGCCACACGCGGCGAGGTGCGCTACCAGGGCGAAGACATCATGACGCTGGGCGCGAGCGCGATGCGGCGTCTTCGGCGCGAACTGCAGATCATCTTTCAGGATCCGTTCGCCTCGCTCAATCCGAGCATGACCGTGGGCGGTCTCATCGGCGAGCCCATCGCCTTGCATGGCATCGCACGCGGTCGCGCGCGCGACGAGCGCGTGGCCGAGCTGTTGCGCACGGTCGGTCTGCAGCCCGACTACGCGCAACGCTTTCCGCACGAATTCTCCGGCGGTCAGCGCCAGCGCATCGGTATCGCCCGGGCGCTGGCGGGCGAGCCGCGCGTGATCATCGGCGACGAACCTGTCTCGGCGCTCGACGTCTCGGTGCAGGCGCAAGTCATCAATCTGCTCGAACGCCTGAAGCACGACTTCGGGCTCACGCTCGTCATGGTGGCGCACGATCTCGCCGTGATCCGTCATATGAGCGACCGGGTGGCCGTCATGTATCTCGGCGAGATCGTCGAGCTGGCGAGCGCCGATTCGCTCTTCGACAATCCGCTGCACCCCTACACGCAGGCGTTGCTGCAGGCGATTCCGGCGAGCCGCCCGCATCTGCGGCGCGAGCGCGCGCCATTGGGGGGCGAACTGCCGAGTCCGACGGCGCCGCCGCCCGGATGCCGCTTCCATCCGCGCTGCCCGCATGCGCGTGCCGCGTGCCGCGAACAGGCGCCGATTCACGAAGTGCTGCCCGACGGCCGGCAGATCGCCTGCCACTTCTGGCGCGAGATCCAGAACGCCGGCGCGAGCCCCGCGCGCGCCGCGCCGCCGAGCGACAAGCTCAATGCGCGTCTCGCGCTGTACCGCGCAAGGCAGGCGCAGGACGCCGGCGCCGGTGCGGGGTGA
- a CDS encoding ABC transporter substrate-binding protein, protein MRNVLLDLVLATLLTTGAASAMAQSTIRIGLQEDIGSLDPARSSQVVDRMVLRSLCSSLVDIGTDLKFVPMLATSWSMSADGKTWTFKLRQGVKFHDDEPFNARAVKANLDRARTLPASNRKSELSSIERVDAVDDSTVNIVLKAPDSALLATLSDRAGMMLAPKTLADDAAVQSRPVCSGPYKFVQRVQNDRVVLEKFAGFWDADKYAVQKVIFLPIPDTTVRLANVRSGSLDMLERLSPSDVKSVKRDANLNFVSIDGLGYYGLTFNVAPNAQKALRDKRVRQAFDLAIDRDAINQVIGGGIFTPANQALPRSGQYYDASIKTTRRDVAKAKALLKAAGFEKVDVTLSFGNNTVSNQMAQMLQAMLAEAGIQLKLRPMDYAAALDAAHRGDFDVLYNGWSGRVDPDGNLHQFVSCKGNLNYGQYCNAEVDKLLNEARVKSTVAERKPLYDAANKILAEDDPILYLYVQPWPYVLTKKVQGFVAYPDGLIRLRGVSIKG, encoded by the coding sequence ATGCGCAACGTTCTGCTCGATCTTGTACTGGCGACGCTACTGACCACGGGGGCCGCCTCGGCGATGGCGCAATCGACCATCCGCATCGGCCTGCAGGAAGACATCGGTTCGCTCGATCCCGCGCGCAGCTCGCAGGTCGTCGACCGCATGGTGTTGCGCTCGCTGTGCAGCTCGCTCGTCGACATCGGCACGGATCTGAAGTTCGTGCCCATGCTGGCGACCTCGTGGAGCATGAGCGCCGACGGCAAGACGTGGACCTTCAAGCTGCGCCAGGGGGTGAAGTTCCATGACGACGAGCCGTTCAACGCGCGTGCCGTCAAGGCCAACCTCGACCGCGCGCGTACGCTGCCGGCGAGCAACCGCAAGAGCGAGCTGTCGTCGATCGAGCGTGTCGACGCGGTGGACGACTCGACAGTCAACATCGTGCTCAAGGCTCCGGATTCGGCGCTGCTCGCCACCCTGTCGGATCGCGCGGGGATGATGCTCGCGCCGAAGACGCTCGCGGATGACGCCGCCGTGCAATCGCGCCCGGTGTGCTCGGGCCCGTACAAGTTCGTGCAGCGCGTGCAGAACGATCGCGTCGTGCTGGAGAAATTTGCGGGCTTCTGGGATGCCGACAAGTACGCCGTCCAGAAAGTGATCTTCCTGCCGATTCCCGACACCACCGTGCGGCTCGCCAACGTGCGCTCGGGCTCGCTCGACATGCTCGAACGCCTCTCGCCGTCGGACGTGAAATCGGTCAAGCGCGACGCGAACCTGAACTTTGTTTCCATCGACGGCCTGGGTTACTACGGCCTCACGTTCAACGTGGCGCCGAACGCGCAGAAGGCGCTGCGCGACAAGCGCGTGCGTCAGGCGTTCGATCTGGCCATCGACCGCGACGCGATCAACCAGGTCATCGGCGGCGGCATCTTTACGCCGGCGAATCAGGCGCTGCCGCGCTCGGGGCAGTACTACGACGCTTCCATCAAGACGACCAGGCGTGATGTCGCGAAGGCCAAGGCGCTGCTCAAGGCCGCTGGTTTCGAGAAGGTCGACGTCACGCTCAGCTTCGGCAACAACACCGTGTCCAACCAGATGGCGCAAATGCTGCAGGCGATGCTCGCCGAGGCGGGCATTCAACTGAAACTGCGTCCGATGGATTATGCGGCGGCACTCGACGCGGCCCATCGCGGCGACTTCGACGTGCTCTACAACGGTTGGTCGGGGCGCGTCGATCCGGACGGCAACCTGCACCAGTTCGTGTCGTGCAAGGGCAATCTGAACTACGGCCAGTACTGCAACGCCGAGGTGGACAAGCTGCTCAACGAGGCGCGCGTGAAGTCGACCGTGGCCGAGCGCAAGCCGCTCTACGACGCCGCCAACAAGATCCTGGCCGAAGACGATCCGATCCTCTACCTGTATGTGCAACCGTGGCCGTATGTGCTCACGAAGAAGGTGCAGGGCTTTGTCGCGTACCCCGACGGATTGATTCGTCTGCGCGGCGTGAGCATCAAGGGCTGA
- a CDS encoding ABC transporter permease → MLRLVVHRALVAIPTLIIVSMMIFGLQKMLPGDPVLAMAGEDQNPQVIAALREKYHLDKPLPTQYALWIGDVLRGDLGNSLRTGEPVTKLIAQKLPVTLQLAAFGLAIAIGIGIPLGILSAANRGKAIDYGANVLALSGMSIPNFWLGILLIFLVSVRWQLLPSSGYVPPGEDLWMSVKTMIMPAFVLGAALGAQLMRHTRSAMLGVLRTDYIRTARAKGLLRGTVVLKHALRNALIPIVTVLALLFGELLAGAVLTEQVFTIPGFGKLVVDAVFNRDYAVVQGVVLVTAVSFIVLNLFADVLYVLLNPRLRRA, encoded by the coding sequence ATGCTGCGACTCGTCGTCCACCGCGCGCTGGTTGCGATCCCCACGCTGATCATCGTCTCGATGATGATCTTCGGGCTGCAGAAGATGCTGCCCGGCGATCCCGTGCTCGCGATGGCCGGCGAGGACCAGAACCCGCAGGTCATCGCGGCGCTGCGCGAGAAGTACCACCTCGACAAGCCCTTGCCCACGCAATACGCGCTCTGGATCGGCGACGTTCTGCGTGGCGATCTCGGCAACTCGCTGCGCACGGGCGAGCCGGTGACGAAGCTCATCGCGCAGAAGTTGCCGGTGACGCTGCAACTCGCGGCGTTCGGTCTCGCCATCGCGATCGGCATCGGCATTCCCCTCGGGATTCTGTCGGCGGCCAATCGCGGCAAGGCCATCGATTACGGCGCGAACGTCCTGGCCCTGTCCGGCATGTCGATTCCGAACTTCTGGCTGGGTATTCTGCTGATCTTTCTCGTCTCGGTGCGCTGGCAGTTGTTGCCGTCTTCCGGCTACGTGCCGCCGGGCGAGGATCTGTGGATGAGCGTGAAGACGATGATCATGCCCGCGTTCGTGCTCGGGGCGGCGCTCGGTGCGCAGTTGATGCGCCACACGCGCAGCGCCATGCTCGGCGTGCTGCGTACCGACTATATCCGCACGGCGCGCGCCAAAGGCCTGTTACGCGGCACGGTGGTGCTCAAGCACGCGTTGCGCAATGCGTTGATTCCTATCGTGACGGTGCTCGCATTGCTGTTCGGCGAACTGCTCGCGGGCGCGGTGCTCACCGAGCAAGTCTTCACGATCCCGGGCTTCGGCAAGCTGGTCGTGGACGCCGTGTTCAATCGCGACTATGCGGTCGTGCAAGGCGTGGTGCTGGTCACCGCCGTGAGCTTCATCGTGCTGAACCTGTTCGCGGATGTGCTGTACGTGCTGCTCAATCCGCGCCTGCGACGCGCCTGA
- a CDS encoding ABC transporter permease encodes MAALPTTHSSPESPAAPPATTGAAVQGVPRRRYRGLRKFVRNRAAVAGAVIVAFAVIVALFAPWLSPYDPIATSFLVVRQAPGALHWFGTDELGRDVLARMIFGARASLAAGVVSVGIAVIVGVPLGLLAGYFGRWVDAIVSRLADALLSIPFLILAIAMAAFLGASLTNAMIAIGVSAMPRFVRLARAQALTVKAEEYVEGARAIGLTDARIIVRYILPNVLPPIIVQASLTVATAIIAEASLSFLGLGQLPPAPSWGSMLNTAKDFVEQAPWMSIFPGIAIFLTVLGFNLLGDGLRDALDPREQ; translated from the coding sequence ATGGCCGCATTGCCCACGACCCATTCATCGCCGGAATCCCCCGCCGCGCCGCCGGCGACGACAGGTGCCGCTGTGCAGGGGGTGCCGCGCCGTCGCTATCGTGGCCTGCGCAAGTTCGTCCGCAACCGCGCGGCCGTGGCCGGCGCCGTCATTGTCGCGTTCGCGGTGATCGTCGCGCTCTTCGCGCCGTGGCTCTCGCCCTACGATCCCATTGCGACGAGTTTCCTCGTCGTGCGGCAGGCGCCGGGCGCACTGCACTGGTTCGGTACCGACGAGCTCGGTCGCGACGTGCTCGCGCGCATGATCTTCGGTGCGCGCGCGTCGCTTGCGGCGGGCGTGGTGTCGGTCGGCATCGCGGTGATCGTCGGCGTGCCGCTCGGGCTGCTCGCGGGATACTTCGGACGCTGGGTGGACGCCATCGTCTCGCGCCTGGCCGACGCACTGCTCTCGATTCCGTTCCTGATTCTCGCGATCGCGATGGCGGCGTTCCTCGGCGCGAGCCTGACGAACGCGATGATCGCCATCGGCGTGTCGGCCATGCCGCGTTTCGTGCGACTCGCGCGGGCGCAGGCGCTCACCGTCAAGGCGGAAGAATACGTGGAAGGCGCACGCGCCATCGGGCTGACGGACGCGCGCATCATCGTGCGCTACATTCTGCCCAACGTGCTGCCGCCGATCATCGTGCAGGCGAGTCTTACCGTGGCGACGGCCATCATCGCCGAGGCGAGTCTGTCGTTTCTCGGCCTGGGGCAACTGCCGCCCGCGCCGTCGTGGGGCTCGATGCTCAACACGGCCAAGGATTTCGTGGAGCAGGCGCCCTGGATGTCGATTTTCCCCGGTATCGCCATTTTCCTGACGGTACTCGGCTTCAACCTGCTGGGCGACGGGCTGCGCGACGCCCTCGATCCGCGCGAGCAGTAA
- a CDS encoding gamma-glutamyltransferase family protein, producing MTQFNWQNPYLTPRLPVFARNIVSTSHPLAAQAGLRILWQGGNAVDAAIAAAACMTIVEPVSNGLGGDCFALVWDGKQVHGLNASGTAPGAWNVDYFRKKYGEQHGIARQPIRGLDTVTVPGVIAGWEALHAKFGKLPFADLMAPAIEIAERGHAIAHIVARKWAAAVPELKDQPGYAQTFTVNGRAPTTSEMMRFPGHARTLRILASEGPRAYYEGEIAERIAAWSAEHGGAMTTGDLRGYRADWVKPIEKDYRGYTVHEIPPNGQGIAALMALGILEKFDVSGLAVDRVHSQHLQIEAMKLAFADLYKYVADPRSMEVTPEQMLDDAYLTERAKLIDPERATQFDFGMPKAGGTIYLSAADEHGMMVSFIQSNYMGFGSGVVVPDLGIALQNRGCGFSMDPKSANVVEGGKRPFHTIIPAFLTQKVDGRHEAVMSFGVMGGDMQPQGHLQSIVRMLDYGQQPQAACDAPRWKVNRDFTIDVESTLDRETVAGLQALGHKLKSIDDPYMDFGSGQYIWRLDRNDPDRGYVAASDSRRDGLAAGY from the coding sequence ATGACGCAATTCAATTGGCAGAACCCGTACCTGACGCCGCGCCTGCCGGTGTTCGCCCGCAACATCGTGTCGACGTCGCACCCGCTCGCGGCGCAAGCCGGTCTGCGTATTCTCTGGCAGGGCGGCAACGCCGTCGACGCCGCGATTGCCGCCGCGGCGTGCATGACCATCGTCGAGCCGGTGTCCAACGGTCTGGGCGGCGATTGCTTCGCCCTCGTCTGGGACGGCAAGCAGGTCCACGGCCTGAACGCCTCGGGCACCGCGCCCGGCGCATGGAACGTCGACTACTTCCGCAAGAAGTATGGTGAGCAGCACGGCATCGCCAGGCAGCCGATCCGCGGTCTCGACACCGTGACCGTGCCCGGCGTGATCGCGGGCTGGGAAGCGCTGCACGCGAAGTTCGGCAAGCTGCCGTTCGCCGACCTGATGGCGCCTGCCATCGAGATTGCCGAGCGTGGCCACGCCATCGCGCACATCGTGGCGCGCAAGTGGGCGGCGGCGGTGCCCGAGCTCAAGGACCAGCCGGGTTATGCGCAGACCTTCACGGTAAACGGCCGCGCGCCGACGACGAGCGAGATGATGCGCTTCCCAGGCCATGCGCGCACGCTGCGCATTCTTGCCAGCGAAGGGCCGCGCGCGTACTACGAAGGCGAGATCGCCGAGCGCATCGCCGCGTGGAGCGCCGAGCACGGCGGCGCGATGACGACCGGAGATCTGCGCGGCTACCGCGCCGACTGGGTCAAACCCATCGAGAAGGACTATCGCGGCTACACCGTGCACGAGATCCCGCCGAACGGGCAGGGCATCGCGGCGTTGATGGCGCTCGGCATTCTCGAGAAGTTCGACGTCTCGGGCCTGGCGGTGGATCGCGTGCACTCGCAGCACTTGCAGATCGAGGCAATGAAGCTCGCCTTTGCCGACCTGTACAAGTACGTGGCGGACCCGCGTTCGATGGAGGTCACGCCCGAACAGATGCTCGACGACGCCTATCTCACCGAGCGCGCGAAGCTCATCGACCCGGAGCGGGCCACGCAATTCGACTTCGGCATGCCGAAGGCGGGCGGGACGATCTACCTGAGCGCAGCCGACGAGCACGGCATGATGGTGAGCTTCATCCAGTCGAACTACATGGGTTTCGGTTCGGGTGTGGTCGTCCCCGATCTGGGCATCGCGCTGCAGAACCGCGGCTGCGGTTTTTCGATGGACCCGAAATCCGCCAACGTGGTCGAAGGCGGCAAGCGGCCGTTCCACACCATCATTCCGGCGTTCCTCACACAGAAGGTGGACGGCAGGCACGAGGCGGTCATGAGCTTCGGCGTGATGGGCGGCGACATGCAGCCGCAGGGCCATCTGCAATCGATCGTGCGCATGCTCGACTACGGCCAGCAGCCGCAGGCGGCCTGCGATGCGCCGCGCTGGAAGGTCAATCGCGACTTCACCATCGACGTCGAATCGACGCTCGACCGTGAAACCGTCGCGGGCCTGCAGGCGCTCGGTCACAAGCTCAAGTCCATCGACGATCCGTACATGGACTTCGGCTCGGGCCAGTACATCTGGCGTCTGGATCGCAACGATCCGGATCGCGGCTACGTGGCCGCGAGCGACAGCCGTCGCGACGGCCTGGCCGCCGGCTACTGA